The Afifella aestuarii DNA segment TCGCCGATCGCCTCGATCACCCGCCGGTCCTTGTCGCAATTCTCTTCATATTGCGCGAAATTATGGTCGAATGCCGTGTGGATCACGGCGTCGACGCCCTCGGCGCCCTTCGCCAGGGCTCTCGGGTCGTCGAGATCGCCGCGGTGGACTGCGGCGCCGGCCTCCTGCAGCCGGCGCGCACCCGCCTCGGAGCGGGTGTTGCCAAGCACCTGGTGCCCCTCCGCAAGCAGATTGGGCAGGATTCGCGAGCCGATAAAGCCGGTTGCGCCAGTCAGAAATACACGCATCAGGTTCTTCCTCTTTGAGAGGATCCGTATTTCGCGAGCTTGCGGTACCTGTTAAAGTAGTGAGCTTATCATGGTATAATTCACAACAGGATGGATCGTGCCTGACGACACGCCAAATCAGCTCGGCATATACCTGCGCGACCGCCGCACGCGGCTCGATCCGGCGTCGTTCGGCTTCGTCGGAGGCCGGCGCCGAACGCCTGGGCTGCGCCGCGAGGAGGTGGCAGCTCGCGCAAATATCAGCCCGACCTGGTACACCTGGCTCGAGCAGGGGCGCGGCGGTGCGCCCTCGGCCGATGTGCTCGACCGGCTCGCCAAGGGGCTGATGCTGACGGAGCTCGAGCGCGAGCACCTTTATATGCTGGCCCTTGGCCATCCGCCGGAAGTGCGTTACCAGCCGGTCGAAGGCGTCACCCCGCGGCTCCAGCGCGTGCTCGACGCGATGCCGCTCAGCCCCGCCATCATCAAGACGGCGCTATGGGACGTCGTCGGCTGGAACAGGGCTGCAGCGGCGCTGTTGATCGACTATTCCAAGCTGCCGCGCGAGCGACGCAACATCCTCCGCCTCATGTTCAGCAGCTCCCGCGTGCGCGCCAAACAGGAGGGGTGGGAGAGCGTCGCTCGCTTCGTCGTCGGCTCGTTCCGGGCGGATGTGGCGCGAGCGGGCGCGAGCGGCAGCGCCGAGGTGATGCGGCTCGTTGCCGAGCTATGCGAGATGAGCCCCGAGTTCGAGGCGCTGTGGCAGGACAACGACGTGGTCGCGCATGGCGAGGGCGTGAAATGCATTCATCACCCGGAGGCCGGAATGCTCGATCTGGAATTCTCCTCCTTCGCCGTCGAAGGGCGGCCCGAGCTCGGCATGATCGTCTATAACCCGGCATCGCCAGAGGACGCCGAGCGCTTGCGAGCTCTCATCGACGCGAAAACGATCTAGTCGGGTTGCAGCGGACTCGGGCCAAGGACGGCCATGACGTGACGCATATCCGTTCGGGCGCGTGCCGCTCTTTCTATGGACATAGGTCGTCGCGGCCTTTGGCGCGACGGCGGGAAGCGCCGCCACGATGAAACACTCGTGCGGGTCCGGACTGACCTCGATGAAGATGTCTGTATGATCTAAGGCAGAATCGAGTTTGTACTATAGTTCACATTAAATAATAATTGAATTTTGTAAGTTTATCGGAATGATGCCTGGCGTCTGCGTGAAGTTTTGCGTGGTGTGGCGGGCGGTATGTCAGAGTTTGCGTTTCGTCGAGGTCATCGCTTCTCGCGTGTTGCCGGTCCAGTTCTTGTGGAGGCAAAGGGCGGAAATCTTTCCGCGCGTTTTCTCGCATGTTTCGCCTGACAAGCGGTCGGGCCGCGGCGGGGGTGTCGCTGACGGCTCTCCTTGCCCAAAGCTTCTTCGTCGTTTCGCTCGCCTTGTCTTTTCTCGCCGGCAATTCTGCTGCCCTCGCGGGTGCGTGGACGCTGCAGAAAGGCGCCGGTCAGGTGATCGGGACGTTGGTCTTTTCGCAAAGTCCAGGCGACCTCACGGGCCTCGTCTACGATACCACGAAGACGGAATTCACGCTCTTTGCCGAATATGGCGTCACACGCGACCTGACGGTGATCGCGGCACCTGGATTTCGCCGTGCCTCGGTCGGAGATTCGACGAGCAGCGGGCCGGGATATTTCGATTTCGGTGCGCGCTATCAGGTCTTCAGGAAAGGCGCGGCGGTCGCATCGGTTCAGGGGATCGCGCGCATTCCGGGCGCCTCCGATCCCACAGTTTTGGCCAATCTCGGCTCCACCAACGCGGAATATGATCTGCGTGGTCTCTTCGGCTACGGCTTCAAGCTCGGCGAGAACGATGCATTCGTCGATATTCAGGCCGGCTACCGGTTCCGGACCGCCGGACCGGCGGACGAAGTGCGGGCCGATCTCACGTTCGGCTACCGCTTGCGGCCGGATCTGCTCCTCATCGGTCAGTCCTTCAATACGGTGAGCGTCGGAGAGGTTCAGGGCGGCTTCCGACGCGTTCGAGAGCACAAGCTGCAGGTGAGTGCCGTCTACGACGTCAACGCCCGTCTCTCCGTGCAGGCCGGCAGCTTTGCGACTGTCCTGGGAGAGAACGCGCTTCGCGAGCGGGCCGTCTTCTCCGCCGTCTGGGTCCGTTTCTGAGCCTTCGAGAGGTCCTCAGAGACTGCCCATGATCGCCCGCGCCGCTTCCATGGCAAGCGGAGAGGCCCGTTTGACGAAATCCTCGGGCGTCCATTCCGACAGCGATCCCGCCACGTGGATTGCGCCGAGGGGGACACCGTCGCCGCGTGAGATCGCCACGCCGAGTGCGACTTCACCGTGCAGAAACTCCTCTACAACCAGGGCATAGCCGTCGGTGCGGGCCTTTTGGATTATCTTCATGATTGCGGCGGGCTCGACGACCGTTTTGGCGGTGTACTTGTGCAAAGGCGTGCGCTGGATGATGTCGCGTGCTGCCTCGTCCGGCAGGAGCGAGAGGAGGGCCCGGCCGCCTGCCGTGCAATAGGTCGGCACGCTGTGGCCGACGAGGGTGGCGTGGAAGGTCTCGCGTTTGCTCTGCATGCGCAGAGCGTAGATGATGCGGGTCTCGTCATAGAGGCTGAAATCGACGCGCTCGCGGATCGTCTTGCGCAGCTCCAGGAGCACGGGCGTCGCTTTCTGTATGACGGGATCGAGCCGGAGCACGTCGAGCGTGTGGTCGAGAAGGCGGATGCCGGGGAGATAGCCGCGATCGCCCGGGCCGCGCCGAAGATATCCCAGTTTCGAGAGGGTGTGGACGAGCCGCTGGGCGGCCGATCTGTCGATGCCGGCGCGAAGGGCGATTTCCGAAAGGCTGAGAGGGCCGGACGCGTGATGAAAGGCGCTTAAAACCTGCATGGCCCGGCCGGCCGCGCGGACGAAGAGGCTGTCGTCCTCATAGGGGAGGGAATCGATCGGTTGGGAGGGGTCAGCCCGTAGACGCTTATTCATGGATAGCTTGACGGCTCGTTCGAGGGGTTACTATGATCGTTGTGCAATATATTTGTATTGCATAGCGATACACAACCTCTTTTAACGGTGTGTGCCGATGGGTGGGGGCAGGCGGAGATGACGTTCAGGGTCGCGGTGGCGGGCTTCCTCCACGAAACCAATACGTTCGCTCCGGTTCGGGCGGATTTCGAGGCTTTCCGGGTCGGCGGAGGCTATATCGGGATGACGCGGGGGGCCGCGCTTCTCGATGCGGCGCAGAAGGTCAATCTCGGCATTGCCGGCGCGCTCGACGTCGCCAGGGAGCAGGGCTGGGACGTGGTGCCGACGCTCTGGGCCGGGGCGATTCCCTCAGGCTATGTGACGCGCGCGGCGTTTGAGTCGATCGCCGGCGAGGTCGTGCAGCGGATCTCCGAGGCCGGGCCGCTCG contains these protein-coding regions:
- a CDS encoding helix-turn-helix transcriptional regulator; the encoded protein is MPDDTPNQLGIYLRDRRTRLDPASFGFVGGRRRTPGLRREEVAARANISPTWYTWLEQGRGGAPSADVLDRLAKGLMLTELEREHLYMLALGHPPEVRYQPVEGVTPRLQRVLDAMPLSPAIIKTALWDVVGWNRAAAALLIDYSKLPRERRNILRLMFSSSRVRAKQEGWESVARFVVGSFRADVARAGASGSAEVMRLVAELCEMSPEFEALWQDNDVVAHGEGVKCIHHPEAGMLDLEFSSFAVEGRPELGMIVYNPASPEDAERLRALIDAKTI
- a CDS encoding IclR family transcriptional regulator, whose amino-acid sequence is MNKRLRADPSQPIDSLPYEDDSLFVRAAGRAMQVLSAFHHASGPLSLSEIALRAGIDRSAAQRLVHTLSKLGYLRRGPGDRGYLPGIRLLDHTLDVLRLDPVIQKATPVLLELRKTIRERVDFSLYDETRIIYALRMQSKRETFHATLVGHSVPTYCTAGGRALLSLLPDEAARDIIQRTPLHKYTAKTVVEPAAIMKIIQKARTDGYALVVEEFLHGEVALGVAISRGDGVPLGAIHVAGSLSEWTPEDFVKRASPLAMEAARAIMGSL